The Nicotiana tabacum cultivar K326 chromosome 14, ASM71507v2, whole genome shotgun sequence genome contains a region encoding:
- the LOC142168952 gene encoding secreted RxLR effector protein 161-like produces the protein MGEAYYILGVNIRRDCSKKLLSLSQETYIKTILEHFRMNNCKSMDTPIARGETLSLEMHPKTENEKEDMSRVPYSSVVGSLMYAMMCTRPDICYAVVLVSRYQYNPGRDHCKVVKRIFRYLKGTTDYSLCYSRNDLYLRGYTDVDWAGDRKDRKLISGYSFLLNGGAISWKSKKQTCTSLSMMEAEFVACASAVQEVVWLKRFFEYLDITKNP, from the coding sequence atgggtgaggCATACTATATCCTTGGAGTTAATATCCGAAGAGACTGTTCCAAAAAGTTATTGAGTCTATCTCAAGAAACTTATATAAAGACAATTTTGGAGCATTTTCGCATGAATAATTGCAAATCCATGGACACTCCTATAGCGAGAGGTGAAACTTTAAGCCTTGAAATGCATCCCAAgactgaaaatgaaaaggaagacatGTCTCGAGTTCCGTATTCAAGTGTTGTCGGGAGCTTGATGTACGCTATGATGTGTACTCGCCCAGACATTTGTTATGCCGTAGTTCTGGTTAGCAGGTATCAATACAATCCTGGAAGAGATCATTGCAAAGTTGTGAAGAGAATTTTCAGATACCTGAAGGGAACTACTGATTATTCACTATGTTATAGTAGAAATGATTTATACCTGAGAGGATATACAGATGTTGATTGGGCTGGTGACCGAAAAGATAGAAAATTAATATCCGGTTATTCCTTCTTACTTAATGGTGGTGCTATATCATGGAAAAGTAAGAAACAAACGTGTACATCCCTTTCAATGATGGAAGCTGAGTTCGTGGCTTGTGCATCTGCAGTACAAGAAGTTGTTTGGTTGAAGAGATTCTTTGAGTATTTGGATATTACAAAGAACCCTTAG